ATGAGAATGGAGTAATCGGGGACCCCAGGCTGGCCACGGCCGAAAAGGGCCGGGATTATCTGGAGGCGACAATCGATTTAATATGCAGAAAGATCAAAGAATCGTTTTAACCCACAAGCATAAGGTGAGCGGACGGGCAGACTTTTTCGATGTCGGATCGGCTGGGGGTTTTCTTTCTAATGGGAATTTCCGAATGGCCGGTGATGTGTTGTTTTGCAGTTTGAAACGGTGTCAAGGAAGGGAGCATGATGAATTTCGATGACTCTGCGTCGGTCATTGACCAATTAAAGGAAAAGAAACCGTTATTGTGGATCAATTCCGACCTGGCGCGGGCCGGCGAAGTGTTGCCCGGCCTGAAGATCGGGATCGACCGGATTCAAGATGCGGCCGATCGCTTGGAGCGTTTTGCGCCCCTGTTGGTCGACTTGTTTCCCGAACTCAAAGACAGCGGAGGAATCATTGAATCCGATCTGGTTCATATACCGGCCATGGGCGAAAGCTTATGTCAAGCAAGTGGAATCGACCAGGGAGGCGCCTTTTGGGTGAAAGCGGACCATGCCCTGCCGGTGGCCGGCTCGGTCAAGGCCAGGGGCGGGATCTATGAGGTGCTGTTACTGGCTGAAAACCTTGCCTTGGAAAACGGGTTGATTTCCGTCGAGCAAGACTACTCGGCCTTGCGCAGCGAACAGGCCAGGCGGCTTTTCGGACGATACACCGTATCCGTGGGCAGCACCGGAAACTTGGGATTGAGTATCGGCGTGATGGCGGCGGCCCTGGGATTCAAAGCCGTTGTGCACATGTCGGCGGAAGCCAAGGCATGGAAAAAGAAGCACTTGCGCGACCGAGGTGTGGAGGTGGTTGAGCACGCTTCAGACTACTCTTCTGCGGTTTCAGCAGGCCGGGAAATGACATTGTCTGATCCGTACGGATATTTTGTCGATGATGAAAGATCGGAGGCGCTTTTCCTGGGGTACAGCGTCGCCGCCTTGAGGCTGAAGGAGCAGCTTGAGCAATTGCAGATCGTTGTCGATCAGCGTCACCCTTTGTTTGTTTATCTGCCCTGCGGAGTAGGCGGAGCTCCCGGTGGCATCACTTTCGGGCTGAAGCACATTTTTGGCGATAATGTGCATTGTTTTTGGGGGGAACCGGTGCAGGCTCCCTGCATGCTGCTGGGGTTGGCGACCCGGTTCGATTCAAGCACTTTGTCCGTCTACGACATTGGTCTTGATAATTCCACCGAGGCAGATGGACTTGCAGTCAGTAAGGCTTCAACCCTCGTGGTTGACTTGTGCAGCCGGTTGGTATCAGGCATTTTTACCGTGACGGACGACGAGCTGTTTCATTTCCTGTACAAGTTGGACCAAATGGAAAAGATCCGTATAGAGCCCTCAGCCGCCGCCGGCTTTGCCGGCCCGGGCTTCCTGCTGGCCTCCGATGCCGGGAAGGGATATTTGACTCGACACGGACTGACCGGGCAAATGGCCATGGCAAATCATATTGTGTGGACGACAGGCGGTCGCTTTGTTCCCGAAGAGGAATTTTCGGGTTTTTTACAACGCGGTTCAGCGGTCGGGATGGATTGTCCTAGTGAAAAAAGTCGATAAAACCTGCGGGCTGAGGATCGCTGCCCTTTGCTTCCGGTTGAAAAGGTTTAGACTTTTTCTCTTGTGCGGTAAAAAAATATTTAAATGCCAAGCGGCAGAGGCACCATACATTGAAGTATTTCGAGGATTAAACTACTATCG
This region of Deltaproteobacteria bacterium genomic DNA includes:
- a CDS encoding D-serine ammonia-lyase gives rise to the protein MMNFDDSASVIDQLKEKKPLLWINSDLARAGEVLPGLKIGIDRIQDAADRLERFAPLLVDLFPELKDSGGIIESDLVHIPAMGESLCQASGIDQGGAFWVKADHALPVAGSVKARGGIYEVLLLAENLALENGLISVEQDYSALRSEQARRLFGRYTVSVGSTGNLGLSIGVMAAALGFKAVVHMSAEAKAWKKKHLRDRGVEVVEHASDYSSAVSAGREMTLSDPYGYFVDDERSEALFLGYSVAALRLKEQLEQLQIVVDQRHPLFVYLPCGVGGAPGGITFGLKHIFGDNVHCFWGEPVQAPCMLLGLATRFDSSTLSVYDIGLDNSTEADGLAVSKASTLVVDLCSRLVSGIFTVTDDELFHFLYKLDQMEKIRIEPSAAAGFAGPGFLLASDAGKGYLTRHGLTGQMAMANHIVWTTGGRFVPEEEFSGFLQRGSAVGMDCPSEKSR